In Magnetococcales bacterium, one DNA window encodes the following:
- a CDS encoding 6-phosphofructokinase yields the protein MKPGKVLVAQGGGPTAVINQSLVGAVLEARKFPRVERVYGALYGVRGIIDEAFLDLTQETTHNLERVADTPGSALGSTRDKPDEKYCAEILKVLMAHNIRCFFYIGGNDSSDTLRIVEEFAKKAHYDLITIHIPKTIDNDLMVNDHTPGYPSAARFVASAFAGINLDNRALPGVYVGVVMGRHAGFLTAASALGRKCRDDGPHLIYMPERNFDMGHFLGEVKSIYDKLGRCVIAVSEGIHDAQGTPILSSLLARTLEKDAHGNVQLSGTGALADLLTNAIRDNLGIKRVRGDTFGYLQRSFLGVVSDVDQREAREVGEKACQFALWNHACGSVTIHRMGHYAVEYRLDPMISLAGKTRTMPDMFINAQGTDVTDAFKFYLTPLLGSGMPDAFRLRAPRVPRILPT from the coding sequence ATGAAACCCGGCAAAGTTCTGGTCGCCCAAGGCGGCGGCCCCACGGCGGTCATCAATCAATCCCTGGTGGGCGCGGTGCTGGAAGCACGCAAGTTCCCCCGCGTGGAACGGGTCTACGGCGCGCTGTACGGCGTGCGCGGGATCATCGACGAAGCCTTTCTGGATCTCACCCAGGAGACCACCCACAATCTGGAACGGGTCGCGGATACCCCCGGTTCGGCCTTGGGCTCCACCCGGGACAAGCCGGACGAAAAATATTGCGCGGAAATCCTCAAAGTCCTGATGGCTCACAATATACGCTGCTTTTTCTACATCGGCGGCAACGATTCGTCGGATACCCTGCGCATTGTCGAGGAGTTTGCCAAAAAGGCCCATTACGACCTGATCACCATCCATATTCCGAAGACCATCGACAACGATCTCATGGTCAACGACCACACCCCCGGCTATCCTTCCGCAGCCCGATTCGTGGCCAGCGCCTTCGCCGGCATCAATCTGGACAACCGGGCTTTGCCGGGAGTGTATGTGGGGGTGGTCATGGGGCGTCACGCCGGCTTTCTCACCGCCGCTTCGGCTTTGGGGCGCAAATGCCGGGATGATGGCCCGCATCTGATCTATATGCCCGAACGCAATTTCGATATGGGGCATTTTCTGGGTGAGGTCAAATCCATCTATGACAAACTGGGTCGCTGCGTGATCGCCGTCTCCGAGGGGATCCACGACGCCCAGGGCACTCCGATTCTCTCTTCCCTGCTGGCCCGTACCCTGGAAAAAGATGCCCATGGTAATGTGCAGTTGTCCGGCACCGGTGCCTTGGCCGATCTGCTCACCAACGCCATCCGCGACAATCTGGGCATCAAACGGGTGCGGGGAGATACCTTCGGCTATCTGCAACGGTCGTTTCTCGGGGTGGTCTCGGATGTAGACCAGCGCGAAGCCCGGGAAGTGGGTGAAAAAGCCTGTCAATTCGCCCTGTGGAACCATGCCTGCGGTTCGGTGACCATCCATCGCATGGGCCATTATGCGGTGGAATACCGCCTGGATCCCATGATCTCTCTGGCCGGCAAGACCCGCACCATGCCCGATATGTTCATCAATGCCCAGGGCACGGATGTCACCGACGCCTTCAAGTTCTATCTGACCCCGCTGCTCGGTTCCGGCATGCCGGATGCCTTCCGGTTGCGGGCGCCCCGGGTGCCCCGGATTCTGCCAACTTGA